ATCAGGAATTAAATTAGACCCTTTAAGACACAGTATTTAATACCTTTGGTAGTTACTGCTCATGAAGCTTAATAGTGCTTGCTTGTGGAAATgaaaaaacaccaaaaaaaaggggcgggggggggggggggggggggggggggggggggggggtgatgttttctttttattatgaaGAGACAttgtttgtaaaaataaatagtcaAACATGATCAAGTTAAGGCACATGACTGGATTAGAATAAGTTTATTGCTTCGATATTGTTTAGAAACGGTAACTTTGGTGGAGTAGTAGAATAGTTGTAATTTAGAAGGGTTTTTTGGTTAAAAGAAAAAGGTCATGTCCCCTCACAAGCCATCTCTATTCTCAAATTCAGAGGAACACAAGAATCACCTAGGGTGGAAGTTTGGAACATTCCCATGAGATTGATCGTGAGTCCATGAGTTCATGGTCCAACAACCCAGTTCCCTTTTGCAGATGCACTACTTTTCCTTCCTAATCTCTTGACTTTCTCTTATCTATCCTTCAAATCGTTACCTTGTGCAGCAGCTCAATTGAGTGTGGATGCATGATCCATTGGGataatcatctgaaaaatatggTACTTTCAACAGACCCTTGAAAtgtaaaaacataaacataaacgAAATCAATGAATGCAATACGACTCAAGGATGGCATCCCATTAAGACCATAGCCCCAAACTAGCTAGTATTGTGGGTCGGCCGGATGAGTTGTCTTTGCAATACCCTTCATTTTTGTACAACAATTCACTGAGCCATCAAATACAGCCTAAAGCACTAACAGAAGTTTCATCAATTAAGTCGGGATGAAGAATCAAGATCGATACCCATCCCATCTATTCAGATATGCCATGTTTTTCAGAGAACACATTTTGCAGGAGATTAACAATCGAAAATACATCTAGCAATACGAAACAGAACAAAATATCAAGGCAGGCAGGCAAGCAAGATACTACGTTTCCAACATTGAAATAAAAGTCTCAACTTGATTACAGAGGACTCGCGAACTTAATCCTGATAGTATACATTAGACTAAATTGAAAATTCGAGGGCCATATGATCTCTTATCTAAAACAGATGCACGCCTTGATTGTTAGTGGAACACAATACGTTCTCTTTCTCCCCAGTCATTCAGTGAAACATTTACGATGTGCAGAGAGAAATCACAAAAATACCATATACACATTGCTGAATACCCTATCAAAGTTGAAGAAGTAGAAGATCCCCTCCTCCATTCAAGCTCGTTCTTGCTCATTACACTGAGGTTGAACAAGAGAGGGATGATTCTTGAAACAATCCAATTCCGAAGGAACCACACCTTTGAAACTCTTCATTTTTGCTTCAGCTCCACGAGTAACCAACAGCAATGCAACCTGCACATGCCCTGCCTCGACCGCAAACTGCAGCGGCGTGTATCCAGCATCATCAACGACATCAACATGCGCACCATGGTTAAGCAACACTTTCACACACTCAATCCTACCCTTGAATGCAGCCCGATGCAGAGGCGTCCAACCATTCTGATCCCTTCCATTCACGTTTGCCCCTTGCGCAAGACAACTCTTCAGTCCATGAATATCATCAACCCTCGCCGCCCTTTGCAACACATCACCCAAACGCAACAAATCCAGCATATGCAAATGCCCATTTTCCACGGCAAGCGCAAAAGCAGTCTTCCGGTCGTTATTCAGCGCATACTTGGCATTTGAGTATTCCAGCAAACACTCCGCTGCGTCCAAATGCCCTTCCGCCGCGGCATAGTGCAGTGGACTCCAGCCATTACAATCCAAGACATCAACTTTCCCACCAACACGCACGCAAAACCTTATCGCCTCAACGAAACCCCTGACCGCAGCCACATGGATCGGCGTCCGGCCATCCGAGTCAACGGAATTCACATCAATATCTCCAAACCCTGCAAACAAAACCTCCATAAAATCCACACTATTTATCGCCGCCGCCTCGTGCAAAACTCTGTCAACGGAATTGTCAATTTTACAACCAGAAGCTATCAATACCTTCAAAATAACAAGATCAGCAGCACGAATAGCCAATCCAATCATGGACCGTCCATTTGAATCCTTATCATTCACATCAGCACCAGCATCAATTAAATCGTTAACCAAATTTGCAGAACGATATACTACTGCGGCTCTAAGCAAGTCTGCGAGCTGTGGGTCGGTACACCCAGAAAGTGCTTTGTTGAGAAATACATCGGTCTCTGGGATCTGGGCATGGTGGGAAATAAGGAATTCGGCAACATGGGAACCCACAAGGTTGATGGGTATGCTAGCGTCACGGAAAACGTGGGGTCCAGGTTTGGCAAACAGACGGCGGAGATCGTCCTGGTGGGCTTTGCCGGTGGGAAGCATGGAGGATCGGACGGTGATGACATCAGGAGGGGAAGAGAGAGGGGGTTGATCGGAAGTCTGAGAGAATACGAGGGAATACGATGAGGAAGAGAGAGGTGGGATTACAGAGAATTGCTGGGAGAAAGAGAAGACGGAGGGGTTCGTGGTGTTTAGGGATACCCCCACGGCCATGGTGTGCATTAGGTTGGTCAGCCGAAACGTGGTGGTGCACTTTTGGCCTCGCTTGAAGGCCAAGTCAACCTCTTTCACGTCAGGCTTCACCAGTCTGTCCATGGTGAATCTCACCTTACCCTGTTTGTTTCTGGGATAAGTTCGCTCCTTTTCTCgggaaaattggattttttttgtttttggagggGGGGTGTTTGGTCCTATCTTTGCGTGCTTGATGCAGATGAGACGAGGAGACTTTTCAACGGGGTTTAACAAATGGATTAATCTACTGATAATTTGATGGGTTTGGTCTGGACGtgaagggagggagggagaaagaATTGACAACTGGAACTGTCAATAGCCGTTAATGCTTTCAACTCTTGGCACGTTTGAAGATCCACTGCACTACTACTATTCAACAGGACGAAAAAACGAGGTAGTCCGTACTTtcgctttttttttaaaaaacaaaaacgaaaCGAGCCAGAGTTTTCTAAGCCGGTGAAAGATTAACGACTTCTTCAAGGGTGGACCGTGACAACCTGCTTTTCGTTTACTTTCTACAACGGTCAGAAGCAGGCAGCTCGCAGTAGCACGCATGCTCGAATGCtaaagcaaaataataataattttcgaTAATCTTTTGGGAAATGGAAAATCCTTGAAATGCTTCAATGCGCGCGTTGGACAAGTAGTCAAGAAAATtcttgaatttaaaataaaatattaaaatattatattttaatattattattattttaaaaattaaaaaaattaaattaattattatattttatataaaaatttaaaaaaattataataatgagataaaaattttaaatttaaaataaaaattttttattaccaaaCTGTATCTAGTATTGGCTATAATCTTTTTGTATCaaatatttcttaatatatggacattaaaatattaaattttattggcTAATAATACGAATCTTAGGGTTAAATATTGTGAGGtctttatgttttaaaaagtttataaaaatatttgagataaaaaatagaaattacaaAAAGTCTTATTTTTGTATACCGGCTTATTTGTCAACGTATGATTGTTTGACGTAAAATTGGAgtcctctgtttttttttttaatacttatgcTGAGAAGTAGGGTGACACCCTCATGGTCCACCCCACCCTGCATCATGCAGAGGAAGCGTTCTATATTAAGttttaaattgtttaaatatgactattatattacattaatcttttatataaaagttggtATAAGAAGTCAATGAAATTCAATAACTTGAATACAACTTCAAATCttcaacaaattatatatatctatatacaatatatttatttatataaatatacaaaatttattttttttatatatagttgagTGGAAGGGGACAGAGGGACAGTCCACCTTGGCCCTGCTGAACATTCTCCCTAGAGGGTAAGGCGAACGAGGGTGGGATAGTTGGGAGCAGCCACCCTTTGCCCACCCTTACTGAGAATAATGGCTGCCATTTCTATTGAGAAAATGTTTGGAAAGGagtttcttaaaataattgtttgttatacatGTGAAAATAGTAGATTCATCAAAGTtcacaattctttttttttttttcttttttttttctttttttttcttttttttttgagtttgtaaaattggttttttctttctttttttctttatttttccttgtgAAAGTGGTAGGATCTATTAAGAGGTTCAGCCACTGTTCACGGCTGATCCGTAGCACACCTTAcgtgtaaaaaaattttttttttttaacacaaagCCGACGTTGTTTATCCCTCCCCTTACCCAATTCCCTCTCTCAACTCACCCAACCCCGACATGCGCTACCGCCGTGTGCCACCTGTAGCTCCACCGACTACCTCACCAGCTCTCCCTCACACCGACGACCCTCCAATCACCTTCGACAGTCCACGGCAGCCCCCACGCGCAGGCCCCCCTCTCCTCTCCCTAAATGAGTCTTACATGAATTTAGCCACCATACCGTCGCCATACGCCAGCCCAGCCACCACCACCGAGCCCCACAACCTCCCAGCAACCCCACCGTCGAACGCAAGTCACGGCAaccctctcctccctctccatcGCATCTCACAACCCGAAATGGGTCTCTCCCTTTCTCACCACCATGCCGCCACCGTACGCCAGCCCAGTCACCACCACCGAGCCCCACAACCTCCCAACAATCCCCACCGTCGAACCTAAGTCACGCCAACTCCACCGCACCTCTCTCAGCCCCCTCCATGCTTAACCATCCCTCTCATTTAGCCTAGATGGACGCCGGGTGAGGGTGGGGGAGAGGATGCCGACGCCTggtggtgggggtgggggtaGAGGAGGGGCGGGGAGGGCTTGGGCGACACACGGGGTAGAGAGATGGAGAAAAAAGACTTGATTTTGTTGTGGGATGTTTTTGGTCATTTTACTCTATGACACGTAAGGTGTGCAGGGGCTGATGCCAAACAGGAGCTGAtgcaaatacttttttatctattaatgatggaatatatatttttaagatgaAAACCCATTTTGGAGATTAAAATATGTTTGTGTTGAAATCTCTAGAAGGTCAaatcctaaaaataaaataaataaaaagacatGGAGAGAGTATttaccaatgttttgaatactgtaCCGGATGACGTACCAATCAAGgtactgaaatgaaatatttcaatgTCGGTACCATTTCGGGAtaatcgatatatgaataaattatatatataaatatatatatatatatatattataaatagtctgatcTAAATTAGGGATTAAAAGTTGAGCttataatttgaagaaatgaaaaaaattaaggacTAAAATATCGACCGGTACGGCCAGTAATTAGACctgtataaaataaatataatttatgtatcaAATCAGTAACGAGTACGGCAAATACTGACTGTACCGGTACGAAATCAAAAACAGTAATATTTACACAGATTTAAGTAGCTGAAAACGAAACCAGATAATGCAACACAAGATAAGGTATAGAGAGTGAGGACAAAGTCTGATCAGGATCCTaacgaaaaatattaattactacATGTAACTTCAATtgattatttacaaattttgtgAGCCCATAAAATGGTTTTCCATGGGCCACCTCAAGCACAAGGATGGAGACTTGGATGATTAATTCCTACCACTAAACGacgctcttcttcttctttttagatTGATCTATTACACTGGAGTCATGTTAagtataaattctaaatatataagtttataaaaaaaagaatgcatctaactaataaaaaataatttttttaatacctttTTAATGTGagattatttatctattttaaacttatataaatcatttctcgtacgctaattttaactttttatggtCAAATACTGGTTTGACGCAATTCTGAATTGTTGTTGATTTCCAATCATCCTTTGTATTCGTTTTGAAGTTCCAATATGTCTTTTACAATTGATGTTGAGTAATGGGACTCTTTCAAACCTGTTTTATGACTCATTTTGCTATTAATTAATGCAATCGTGTTACtgcatttaaaaataattttcaaacccTACAAAACTATATTCAATTTCAATGTAGAGTTATCCTTAATTCgagtttgattaaaaaaaataagtcgaGTTTTCAATTGAGATAAGTaataatatgttataaaaatgagGCAAACCACATATTACTGTAAGGATAActacaaatttttcttttttttatatatatgaaattttcattgtgaataaTGTTAAAGAGAGAATTATTTTTAGGACAGGGCTAGGATCCCGCTGGGAATCCTGctagtacattttttttttttgttttttacatcatttttttaacaatcttaaaatttttataaaaagaaaaaaattataatattattaaataatatttttttaattattaaataaaaaaaaatggaacagAAGCTCCAAGCTGGATCCCAaacatttatcttatttttaagaataatgcTAGCATGTTTCTTGAAAGTGACCGCTTCATCTTACCGCCCAGCGTGGTACATGCCATGTCTTTACGTGAAGACAtaaaaaagtaggaaaaaatCTCAAGCCTTTTAACGAAACATGATTCGTATGAACTCTAAACTCTCCCATCTTGCAGCCACCTGCCCCGTCCCTCACACTGCCGACCACCATTCTATCAAAATCATAAGACAGGAGGCCACGAGCCATACCTTGACCAGTATCAACCCATGCCAAGACAGCACGCCAGCAGCACTGTTGGCGTCGCTTGATTGCCCACAGATCGAGCCCTTGGTGAATGCTAGACCACGGTCACCCTCCATCAGGCAGCGAACAGTTGGCACGCGCACGCAAGCGAGGTTGTCACACCACACTCAGCACATGGCTAGACTGCAAGCACGCCTAGTGCGCGTGCACAGTGGGCACGCATGGGCTATGCGCACACACCGCGTGCATGCATGGGCCGTGTGTAGGCACAAGGcccatgcatggcctaggcacCCGCGCAGCGCACGCTTGCACACCCACCTTGGAATTGACGGTGCGGCTGCCCAGCAGGCTCACGCATGCTGGCATATCGCTCAACGCCCTGGTCTTGACCAGGACCATGCTGATCAATGCCCTGGCCTTGGCCGGGGCCTTGCTGCTCAACGCCTTAGTCTTGACCAGGGCCATACTGATCAACACCCTAGCTTAGGCTAGGGTCTTGCTGACCAACGCCCAGGCACcacagcctgggccatgcagaccAACGCCCAGGCCCCACTGGCCTGGGCCATGCAACAGCCTGCCATGTTTAAGCCAACCACGATCCAACCCAGCGAGTCACCAATGGCGCCCAGCCCACACAACCTGGGTCATACATGCAAGGACCATGGACCAGCCAAGGCTAGCCTAGCAAGCCAACCTGAAGACCCACGCGTGCAAGCATGAAGCCTATGCTATGAGTCATCCTGGCCACCCATGGGCTACTGACATCATGAGGCCTTAACCAGGAGGCGTGGGCCCAGAACCATTTTCCCTTTGTAATcgttttaattgttttctagtataagtgaggcaataggctatcacttactttttatctttgaacatttggacgaatttggcttgtaagcccTCATAGACACATTGGTGCCTTGTCATTTAGGCTCCATtgggtgcaatccgtgaatcccaaaggagaaggctcaccctgtgcaattcgtgaatcagggtaacctattcatttcattgttttcctttgaataatgcattgttgaggtatttcagcattttggatTGTGTTTATTGCATCACATTCGCATTTGCTTGCTGATCATTTTGAACCGTTCGAGTGGGGCATTGGGTAAGGCAGCCACGAGTTGCCATTAAAGGGCACCTGGTCTGCACCAGGCCACCCTGGTCAAATCTGGAGCAAGGTCAGGGACAAGCTGACAATTACCAGCCACCAGCCAAGCCACACGCCCAGCTCTCGCCACCTGTCCAGCCATAACCGCTCCCCTACTTTGTAGGGAGTAACCAACCATCCCTTAAACCgctcagccatcacccactcggCCAACCCACTTAAACCACCCTTAGCCACGTGTGCTTCATCATCTGAAGACACCTGGGTGTGACTTGGTCAGCCCCCTAAGCAAGCGACACCTGtgcttgacttggtcagccaccatcaggagacacctgtgtgcctgacttggtcagcccaccagcaggagccacgtgtgcctgacttggtcagccagccACTTAACCGCCTGATCCCACTCACAACCGTTTTTGACAATTCAGctactgcacatgcatgcatgcacgcccagTCACTAGAATCACGCCCACCATCAACCACTGATCAATTATACGAActcagccaacaccacccataacCATCACGGTCAAGCAAGTGGCAGCCCACATCGGTCATTGAGGAGCAAGAAGGGGCGCGGCAGCTTGGTGTTTAGGATCTCAACCGAGGACCCTATCACTAatttggtgctttcattgagagcaGCCACGTGCTTGAAGGTTCAAGAGAGGTTCTCACTTCTCTATTAAGGTAGGCAACCCATCACTTGTCTTTGTGAGTTTGGTTGAGGGATCCACAGAGGATCCCGACGTTGCtacaatttttctttctattgttATTGTTGCATTGTGAAGTTTGGGGGTTGTGGTAGAGGAAGGAGTAGATAGGTTTGGAGCGGTTGCCACGCTAGAACGTGAGCAACCCAAGGTCGGACTCAGTTTATGGTTGGGGTCGGTCACCCTTGAAGGTGAAGGACCCACGGTTGGAACCACGAGCCTCCACCATCAACCCGTTTTTCATCCCTTTTTACCAACAGTTTGCAAGCCTAAACCATCTGTGAGGGTCAGTTTGCAAGCCACTCAACCGTGATATAGTAGTAAGAGTGAATCAATATGCAAGAGAGGCAATCTGTAGAGGAGCCCACGGGCATTTCCAATAGAGCCCGGCAGAAGTTCTAGAGGATCACACCAACAAAATTACTTCAATTCTTGATGGTGTCACCAACAACTTAGGCGAGCTGCTTGTGGCTATGGAGACCTCTAACAAGGATAACCAGAGGGTCATGGAGAACATAAGGAGAGAGATGAACACCACATTGGAGCGGTTAGAGAAGAGACTAGCCGAGAACCATCCTGGGACACCACCTCATGGGGGCGATGCCTATGCTGATGGACTGGAAGCCAGTATAACCGAGTCCATGCATGCGTCGCCAAGGCAAGGTTTGAGGCATGGTGGCCATGTAGAGAACCGTCAAGGTTACCATGAGAGATGGATTCCAAATGCTGCCTTTGAGAGAGAGGAGCCGTTGGCTGGCTATCGGGCTAGGAGCCCAAGTGTTCACCATGAGCACCAGGAATTTGAGCACGAGCAAGGCTATGAGGAGCCTTACCAACATGAACAACCCGGGGCATGGAGAAGGTAGCCAGGTCATGGCTATCATGGGCCACAATTTGAAAGGGACGACTATGAAGATAGAAGAAGAAACCGGCATCAAGATTGGGGACCCAGGCGGCCTAAGGTCGACTTCCCAAAGTATAGCGGTGGTGACCCCTATGAGTGGTTGGACAAGGTCCACCACTACTTTCTGACATATGACATCCCACGCCATGAGAGGGTGTCCATAGCCTACTTTTCCCTTGAAGGCAAGGCTGGAAAATGGTGGCGTTGGATAAGGGACCAATACGACAAGGATCATATGAGGCTGGGTTGGACAGCCTTTGAGAATGAGATTCTCAGTCAGTCCGGGCCATCACCAGTTGTCAATCACCATGGACAGCTGGCCAAGCTAAGGCAAGAGGGCAAGGTCCAACACTATATAGAGGAGTTCAGGCAGCTACAGATCATGGTTAGGGACTGGTCAGAGAAAGCTTTGATAGGCACATTCATTGATGGTTTGAGACCTTGGCTTGCCAAGGAAATCAAACTTAGACAGCCCACAAGGCTACCCGAGGTGATGAAAATGGCTGAAATTCTTGAAGAGAGTCATTCTAGTGAGCGGCGCCCAACCAAAGACATGGGGAGCAAGTCTTTCAAGACTGTGCAAACCAAGGTCTCTTGGAAGGGAAGGGACACATCAACCACCACCTCCAAACCGAGACCGGAGATCAAGAAGCTATCCAGTGAAGAGGTGCAAGAGCGCATCAGGAAAGGGCTATGTTTTAAGTGTGGAGACAAATGGGACCCCGGTCACAAGTGCAAGGCAGCTCAGGCCTTGTTTATATTTGAGGACAAGTCAAGTGATGATGAGTCTGAAAGTAGCCAAGAGGAACCCAGCTAAGAGGAGGAAACCAAGGAAACCGAATCTGGTGGCACACCAGAGGAGTCTAAGCTATCATTGAATGCCATGGCTGGCATTTCTAAACCCACGTCCATGAGGTTGATGGCATGGGTGGGCAAGCATGAAGTGACTTTGCTAGTGGATAGTGGCTCCACACACAACTTCATTAATTCCAGCATTGTGGGCAAGGTTGGACTTAAGCCGAGCCCTATTCCCCCATTTGAAGTAAAGGTGGCAAGTGGAGAAAAGCTGCAATGTGAGGCCCTTATCCGTGAAGTGAAGATGAATGTTCAGGGGGTCCGTATTATGGCAGACTTACACGTGCTGCCCTTGGTCGGCCTTGACTTAGTCTTGGGGAATGCTTGGCTGAAGAGCCTTGGCAGGGTCGTCCATGACTATCAGAATATGACCATGGAGTTTAAAATTGGCTCCAAGAAGTGACTGTGGACAGCCATTGCCAGTAAGGAGATCAAGTCATGCGAAGCCATTATGTTTGAGAAGCTTTGCAAAGGCGGGGCACATTGCTTCGCCATCATGGTGGCCAAAGAGGATGTAATGAAACAAGTCGAGAACAAGGGTCAGGAGGGCACCTATGATGATTTAGAGCTACTGCCTGAGGAAGTCAAGCCAGTCTTAGCAGCCCACAGGGGATTACTTGAGGTGCCCACTGCACTTCCACCTCCTAGAGAGTTTGATCACAGAATTCGACTAGTGGATGAAACCAAGCTGATCAACGTGCCACCCTATAGATACGCCCACTTTCAGAAGGGAGAGATTGAATGGCAGGTGGATGAGATGCTGAAGAGT
This genomic window from Carya illinoinensis cultivar Pawnee chromosome 7, C.illinoinensisPawnee_v1, whole genome shotgun sequence contains:
- the LOC122317107 gene encoding protein VAPYRIN-LIKE-like, producing the protein MDRLVKPDVKEVDLAFKRGQKCTTTFRLTNLMHTMAVGVSLNTTNPSVFSFSQQFSVIPPLSSSSYSLVFSQTSDQPPLSSPPDVITVRSSMLPTGKAHQDDLRRLFAKPGPHVFRDASIPINLVGSHVAEFLISHHAQIPETDVFLNKALSGCTDPQLADLLRAAVVYRSANLVNDLIDAGADVNDKDSNGRSMIGLAIRAADLVILKVLIASGCKIDNSVDRVLHEAAAINSVDFMEVLFAGFGDIDVNSVDSDGRTPIHVAAVRGFVEAIRFCVRVGGKVDVLDCNGWSPLHYAAAEGHLDAAECLLEYSNAKYALNNDRKTAFALAVENGHLHMLDLLRLGDVLQRAARVDDIHGLKSCLAQGANVNGRDQNGWTPLHRAAFKGRIECVKVLLNHGAHVDVVDDAGYTPLQFAVEAGHVQVALLLVTRGAEAKMKSFKGVVPSELDCFKNHPSLVQPQCNEQERA